The segment CTTTCGATGCGCCGCTTCCCGAACCCAAATCGCCATTCGCTTCGAGGAATTTCGGTTTGACAAGTTCAAATTTGGATTGTCCGGCATGATCAAAGATGGTTACGTTATCTGGGGTAATGACGGCACTGAATTTCGACATGTTTCCATCGATGGCGAGACGAACGGAGAATCTTTCGTTGTGAATTTCGCGATCAAaggagaattttttgtaaggTGAGTCGTTGATGCTAACTTCGTACGAGTCGTTGGCGATTTTTATCTTGCAATTGTAggttttttcgttgaattttaGGTTGAATTTGCGGATGGCATCGTGATTCAAACGTAAATTTCGTTCAATGTAGAAGGGATTTTTCGTGCTTTCGGAATGTTTTGCTGTGGCGTACATTTCATTGATGAACAGGGCAGCTGCTGCTTGAGTTACCGTTGTTTCCGTGATATTCTCCGGCGGGAAAAGTGTGTCGAAATGTTCGTCAATGAAGCCTGTGTGAACATCAGCAGCTTGGAATGAGGGATGTTTGGCGAGATCTATGAGGAAATTGATGTTTGTATCGAGTCCCGTGATGTGATAATCGCCAAGTTTGTCAATTAACGAGTCCAGCGCTTGAGTACGAGTCTCTCCCCATACAACCAACTTGGCAATCATGGGATCGTAATGAATTGAGACTTCATCGCCTTGACGAACGCCCGTTTCGACACGTACCTGAGCATTTGGCGTTGGCGTCGAAAGATGTTCTAAAGGTCCTGCGCCCGGCAAGAAACCTCCTCGAGGATTTTCCGCGTAAATTCTCGCTTCAAAGGCATGTCCTCGTCGCAAAATTTGTTCCTGCGTCAATGGAAGTGGTTCTCCCGAAGCAACTTTTATCTGCCATTCAACTAAATCCGTGCCGGTGATCATTTCCGTGATGGGATGTTCAACTTGAAGTCTCGTATTCATCTCCATAAAGTGAAAAGATAAATCTTCTTTGTCCAAAATGAATTCGACGGTACCTGCGCCGACATACCCAACGGCTTTTGCAGCACGAACAGCAGCTTCGCCCAATTCTCGTCGCAGTTGCTCACTTAAACCGGGTGCTGGAGCTTCTTCGATGATTTTCTGATGACGACGTTGCACCGAACAATCGCGTTCGAAGAGATAAACAgcatttccatgcatatcagcGAAAACTTGAACTTCAACGTGACGCGGAGACCTCACATATTTCTCTAAAAgcatatttttgtcattaaaagcCTTTTCGGATTCGGTTCGAGCGCTATTTAGGGCCGACATGAAGTCTTCTCGTGTTTCAGCGATACGCATTCCTTTGCCGCCGCCTCCACGAACagcctaaaaattgaaatttattacaaaaaatcttaaaaaattggaaaaaacttactttaatCATCAAAGGAAAGCCAATTTTATCCGCTTCAGCCATCAATCTTTCGTCACTTTGGTCATCGCCGTGATACCCAGGGACAATTGGAACTCCCGCCGCTGCCATAATAGCTTTGGATGTACTTTTGATGCCCATATCTCGAATCGCAGATGCTGGCGGACCCATAAAAACGACTCCTTCCTTCTGACACAACTCGGAAAACTCTACACTTTCACTCAGAAATCCGTATCCCGGATGCACCGCTTGACATCCGGTCCTTTTGGCAACTTCTAAAATCTTATCGCCGCATAAATAGCTCTTTTGAGATGCCGCAGGTCCAATGCAATATGCTTCATCGGCGACTTTTGTGTGTAAACTGTTGGCATCAGCTTCCGAATAGACAGCGACAGTACGAACTCCGAGCCTTTTTGCCGTTCTAACCACACGACAAGCGATTTCTCCGCGATTTGCGATGAGGATTTTGTTGATATGGCGAAATGCGGGTTTGGCATGTGAGCTTAGCAACCGTCTTTGGTTCAGCAGATATTGATTTGTGACGTATCTGAGGTttagcaacatttttttattcaaggtcggcaacaaaaacaaaaattttttgaggaattttcgttaaaaaggaatgaaatttcgatatttggcacttttaaaatgatacaaggtaagaaattcttgtaatttttgatgtttttgcgaGAAATTAACGAagaattaaaaggaaatttgattaaaaattggagCGATTGAAATGCGTGCTCACTACGTGTCACAACAGctgatttttgatgaagttgaagattttttttgaattatttattgcacGAGGTATGAATGACAGTcgatttttaagatatttttattcagaaaattgttcaaatttttaagaaaaatatttaaatttattaaaaatttttaaaaaattaattttttaaacgaaatttttaaaattaaaaatgtgatttggtctctttatcaattttgtgtgaaaaattcatgtttcgcaAGTCAAAAAACTGcaagacatgaaaaattaaatgttttgattttaaataggtatgtctcaaattttttcattaaaaagagtcaaaaattgttaaagagatatattttaaattttttttttcaatggtttcatagaaaaaaattacaaaaaaaaagagttgaaattaattaataaatttaatttgaattaattaaaaattaataaaaaaaaattaattaaataaaaattaataaaattgaatcttttattattaatattattttttaaaaattttaattattttttttttaattttttgaaagtaaataagattttttttttgatttccttttaattttattcttattgataattaattatttataaactaattaattattaaaataattaatattaaaaaaaatttaaaataaattaaaattatttttaaatatatttttaattaaaaattaaattaaaaaattttttttaaattttttataaaaaaaattaattaaataaaataaatttaatcttttaaaatttttttttttaaattttaattttttttaaattttttaaaagttaagaattatttttttaaattaaataaattaatttatttaaaatttttttaatttatttaattttaatttttttttcaatttaaatttttttttaattttttattaaaaaaaattaatttaatttaaatttaatttttttttaaattaattattattaaataaattaattttaattatttattttttttaaattttttattcatttaaaattatttatttttttttcaatttttcaatcaaatttgtaACAGACAAATCTCCACACAAATCGTGAAAACGGAACAAAACCAACACAAATTCAGTCAGTTCGTTAAAATTTCCCGTCGAAAGCACACGTCTTTTGCCATTTCGCGCGCTCCCGTGGAAGTCTGCTCGTGAAAAAACCCGTCGAACGACGAAAATCCCGCaagaaatcaacaaaaattccgGAAAATACTGaaacaaacgacgacgacacaacaATGTCTGACGAAGTGAAAGAGAATGGGACAAGCGAGGTGCCCGAAATCGAGTTAATTATCAAAGTAAGCAAGCTTTTTTCTGTGCATTTTCCACATCTGGCCCGGAAAAGTGAAAGacgcaaattttatttatgacacCGCGCGCCGTAAATACGCCGCATCGCGAACAAATATCCAATATTGGCTATACCTACCCAAAAAATTCTgtcataaataaagaaaaaaaggaaatacaaAGAAAGACATGTGTGTGTTAGTGTGTGAATAAACCGTTGTTGTTGCACCAATACAAAGACGGGGGAAGAAGAAAACAGGCAAAAAAGAACACTTGTgatgtaaaatgattaaaaattatgaataatacATCGTGTGGACttacttttacttttcatCGTGCTGATCTAGTGGCATTAATTAtcacaaaaagtatttttaatttgttgtgaAAGACTCTCTGGCATTAGATTGTGtggaatttttgttatttttctcagCAATCAAGGCGATTATGCAAGATTTCACAACATGATGGAACTATAAACAGCGAAACGATGCTTTTCAAAGGCTCTTCAAAGCTTTTATGAGTCCTAATGGAGACCGAGATTAATGAAACTTGccaaaaatgaacattttgggTAATAATAACACCTAACAGAGACTGCGATGATggatttttcaaacataacctaattttttttgggactTTTAACGACAAATGCCTTCACGAGAAGCCTCCAAGAGTCTTTTTAAAGCTTCTGAGAGGTAAAAAGTTACCCAAGTCGACTCAAAAgttgacttttttcaaaaaattttggatttttggtcgaaatctttaaaatttagtccATTTAAGCctcaaaatccatcaaaagagCTTCTtgtaattatataaaatggttttttatgacaaattacGAACAAAAAAGGACTCCTCAGTggcagaataatttttttttaaataaattttgcttggtttggattaatttataacattttaagctgaaaaagacatttttcttctaaaatttttgaaaacttaccACAGAAGCTCTTCAAATATTGCGTTGATGCCCATCGAAATCCAatccttttaataaaaatgaaaagtcatcatcattgctgtcatcataaaattaaaaaattctcgctCCTCGCCTAGACATCGTCTCATATTTCAACAAACAACTTCTAAAAAGTCTCATTTCACGATAAAACTCGGCAAAAGAGAGCCCAAAGTtgctgtttgttttttttttgcaagatatTTACTTATATTTACGAGTTATTCAAATATATACCgcgcactaaaaaaaaaatccaagagaaaatatttaaatgttgataaaaaatgtctatTGTAGCAGCGTCTTTCATACATATTTTAcggaattttttcagttttgctCACACCATGtagcattttttgtatttggagTCGAACGATGATATCAGAGAACGATGACGAAGTGTATGTTTGCGGATCACGTGCCACCAAAGATgctaaaattatatgaaaagagttgtttcattaaaaaaaaattaaaagaaaaaagtgttttgatgataattcattaaaatttttgtaatttttttgtgtctgaagACGCTTTTTAGACAAACTTCCGTTGAAACAATTGAATCCAggtgtgaaatttttacattttttaacgtCAATGGATGGCGCAACAGCTTCTTATCATAAAGACTTGATATATTTTCAAGAACTCTGCGTgataagataataaaaaaaatgaaaaaaaattcaaagttcgTTGATGATGTGGCTTTCAAGTATTCTTGATGATGAATTTTATCCACGAGTGACATCAGTCTGATAAGCCCAAgatttaattgtaaataattttcctaaaaaaaaaaattaattttaaattttttcattaataatgcactttttcgaacaaaaaaaacttaacttattatcaaactttttttccctTCTACTCGTTAATTACTTAACCCTGACCTTTTGGAGCCATTAACGTATCATTTGTGACGACATGCACTTAGCTTAGCctgcttttttgttgtttgtttcatCATTCAAAAGCCTCTTAAAGTGCTCGAGAAGTTCAAGACGAAGACAAAGTTATCTCATAGCAAGCAACATTATctcaataaaagtaatttgtcatgtaatttttataattaatcattaaaattgatattaatgGCAGCTATaccgctatttttttttacatcgtaacaaaaaaattgaatttgtgcAAAGAACAAAGTcccctaaaataaaaaaaaaatgttgcatgagtaacagaaatatttttaaaaattatctcaaatatgtttttatcttttttttttgttttcaaacgATGGGCTAGTCTTAGAGATATGACTAATTTATCatctattgtttttttttatttattaaaaaaaatattaaattaagttataaaGTTGCGCAAATatttggaaagaaaaaaaaatcacatttaaattaattaagattaatttttggaaattaataatataaattaacgaGCCACAAATTTACATTGTTATTCACCTATTATTATCAATTACTGTGGTCTATCGTAATTacatatcatttttaaaataaatatatttattttgaacaaactACTCAGATAGTAATCGTATgagaaaaatcacttttttattgtgattttttttattatgaaataaaatgctttttttgtaaaacaaataatatttattaatataattttatttgtttttaggcgaattgaaattatttttttattttttttaaattcttttatttatttatttttttaatttctatttttaaatggaattttaagtatttaacgaattaaaaaaattattaaaaaatttttattgaaaaaatttatatattaaatataaattaaagtaattttttttaaattattttttttaaatatttttttattaaaatatttttttttaatttttttttaatatttttttaaactatttaaaattaaattaataattttttattttttttgaaaattttaaaataaaaaaaattaatttttttttaattttaaaattgaattttaattaaaataaatatttatattaaaaaaaaataattaaaattttattttaaattaaataaataaatttaaattttaaaatttaattaattaattttaaaattattttttaaataattttttttctaatttctttttttgaatttttattaaattatttaacgaattaaaaaaaaataatttaaaaaaaatcaataattatttattcaattattaaattaattttattttaatttttttaaattctttttttttttctttaaaacatttttattttgattttttttaaataaaaattttattgaattaattaagttaaaaatagaaaaaaaataagtaaaattaatttaatattaaataaatttttaaattaattatttttattttttctatttttaatttaatttattaaaattcatttattttaaatttaaaatttattttttttatgaattttatttctaatttttaaaaaaaaaaataaataaataaaattaatttaaaaaaattaaaaataaaacttgaaatagccttttaaaaaattatttcacattatttGATTCAATTGTTTTGCTTGTAAAACATTGCAGCTGTTAAAATATTCTCTCtgcaataaaattgattgcTGTAGTATTTGTAAATACAAAGAAAAGGTgtgcagtttaaaaaaaaacaacattcataaataaacattatttaaaaacaaagcaaAGCTCTTAGCGATAAACGAGCGCAAAAAAGATAAACTTTTGAAAGCGCATCAATTACTTCCTATTACCAGTTGcctatttcacaaaaaaagtcaGAATGTCAACCTTCCAACTTTCACATATTGTCCCAAGGCTGCTAACAAACCTGGATTTCTcattatttaacttatttattaataatttgttgttgttgttagaaATAACGTCAGCAGTCATaagttcaactaaaaaaataatcatattgCCCGAAGGCCTTCAAATGTACTTTTTAAGCTTACGAGAGACTTACTTCCAtaaattttgtgcatttttgcaTTGCTTTGTGCCAGCCATGAGCAATCAATTTGCATAACCAAATTGAAATAgagtggaaaaaaatattcatgcagtgttagaaaaaaacaaaaaaaaacaacattcctcgtggaaatattcaatttttaaataaaattgaagaaattgatgaaaaaaattttgaaaaaaaaatttttcaagacggAGGTCATCAAAACGTTtcattatgcaaatttttcttctaatagTTTCTCCGTGCATGCAGTTCTCCCGGTCTTTCTATTattatctgttttttttttgtttttgcaaaatttcacaCAATTATTCGCTCGCCGCACCGACAATCAATCGTGATTTCTATCGcatagaaaaatgtaaattttcacattttacgaTATtgctgaataattaattagctaTTATAACACGTTATACTGACCGCCTGATCTTGAAACGatataaatagaattttttacgtaattccAGAGTATCTTTTGATTACTTTGCTCGATGGAGACGCCGGGTTTTCCGAGAGACTTATGAATAATTCATCAATAAATACAGAATAacgacctaaaaataaaacaaaacattttttttttcaatttgtgcGAAGCAGTTTAGCATACAAATGACAGCATTGTGTTGCATTTATGTCACATTCGAGTTCAATTCAATTGTCAAGTCAAGCTTGTTCCACATAGCGAACAGAGAACGGctttataaagaaattaacTCGCCTAagggagttttttttatttattattcattctcAGGTATTCAGATGAGTCATTGAGAAGTTGAAAGTAAATTCGAACCAcaagttatttaattataagatCGGAAGATTTTGCAAGGTTACCGGTAGCTGAGATTGCATCTTAGAATAGATTTACAtctgaaaaaagttaattcgCATCatcattgttgttattataagTCACTCGTATAAAAGTAGACGTCAGAATCGTATGACCGAATCACCTTTGTTCATGTTTAAGAATgagatttttcgtttaaacaATACTTTGAGCgggttttttgttgaaaatgttctttttACTACTCCAGAAACCTATTCAGAAGAATTTtgggcaaataaaaattactttttggcaaataaaaaattgacttgagcaaataaaaattactttttagcgaataaaaaattgacttgagcaaataaaaattactttttagcgaataaaaattgacttgagcaaataaaaattactttttagcgaataaaaattgacttgagcaaataaaaattactttttagcgaataaaaattgacttgagcaaataaaaattaattttttgcgaatAAAAGTTGACttgagcaaataaaaattactttttagcgaataaaaattgacttgagcaaataaaaattactttttagcgaataaaaattgacttgagcaaataaaaattactttttagtgaataaaaattgacttgagcaaataaaaattactttttagagaataaaaattgacttgagcaaataaaaattactttttagtgaataaaaattgacttgagcaaataaaaattactttttagcgaataaaattgacttgagcaaataaaaattactttttagcgaataaaaattgacttgagcaaataaaaattactttttggcaaatgaaaaatgacttCTGGGCAAATGGAACGCATGTGTAACTGAAAATtgggcaaataaaaattactttttggcaaataaaaaaatatggagcaaataaaaattacttttggcgaaaaaaaataacttttgagcgaatttaaaaatccttttttttatttctctgttACTCCATTAAACGTAAACGTATTAAACGTAAATCATATGACTTTCGCCACACCTCAAATCTCAAATAAAATCTACAGACAACCTTCTTAACATGCAAAATACCGCAAAAATCCTTTAATACGTCTtaaaaagtaaagtttttGTGCAATGACTCACCTAATTTATCATCGCCGATCTTTGCACAAAGGTTGCTTCATATATTTGGATGAGTACAAAAAAGAATATGGCTCtctgtaaataaatatgatattCGTAGTAATCGTACGATCagttaaacaaacatttttttttagaattcagTCATCAGTTAAGAAACATCactaattaaacattaattttttttttaggttaaatttgtttattttgggcaaacatgtcaaaaaactgaataaaagtcttctttatttttctttatgtaATCCTAATTCTGCTCGTTTCtggttttttattataaaagtcGACCGATATCCAGTTTTAATgcggaatttttttctttttgcataTATGAGCATCAagttgaaagaaattaaaaaaaatatcgaacagaaatttttttgatatgaaacTTGGATTGCATCTCAGATGTCGCTCagcaacttttaataaaaaatgttaacttttTATCTCGTTAAGTCACATTATTGCATATTATTCTCGCATCTTTCAAAGACAGCAGCGATTAtttaatacttattttttttttgcaaaaaaaaaaaagaggaaaggaAACGAACACGTTTCTGTGTCACTGTGGCATCATCTTTTTTGAgttgtttttttgtcgtatCAATTGTCACATATAATGAGACGAGCGTGTGTTTCTCGTACTTTTCTCGCTAACATATCTCACCTCGAAACGATCACGATCGGTGTTCACAAGTAATTAGCACTCTATCATCAATGGCGACGTTTATCGAGCAATTTAATCAATTGAGAGTGTAATAATTATAACCTCGCAAtaaaggtacaaaaaaaatcgagtagTGATAAGAACGTCGCAAAATGAGCGATTGATGAGGCGCAGCTGAAAGACGTCGTTTCTTCAATCAAGGAAACGACTCTTTTCGAATGAATTTAAAGCTGACACTTTAATTACAACCGACGCCAGCCATTTctcaaaataatgtaaaatgattatgacttttaataacttttaacaAGAAAGAAATACATTTTCCGCTCACGAGTTGCAATTACATAACGAACCAGAtctatgaaaagaaaaacaactcAAATATGGGATTTTTATGCGAAACTAAATTGACCGGGAAATGGTTACGATAACGCTTAAAATCCTCCTTAAAAGTACTTGAACGTCgtcaaatactaaaaatttctacaattttattaataataaacaacaaattgactttttgagtgaaatgttgttgtttgtaCTTTTAAAAAAGGTAGATTTTGTATTCAAGTCGCATGGCATGATTTGcagcataaaataaaaaatcaatttcacatCGTTGTTAAACTAGTTTTGATTGTGCAAAATGCCTTTTTTTACGTTGTTGTATATGAAGGCATGGCAGCTTTGAATAAGACATTACAATTATTACGCTGCATATTTTCACATGTACAAATTCCAAACATTCAAACAAGTGGattattgaaaatgaaattttgtttgaaatcttGAACCAGGaagagtttttgtttgttttttttttttactctttgaCTTTGATTTTGTTCGATGTTCTTGCACTTTGTGTGGTTTGTGGTTTTGTCAGTCATTCCCCTCGATTTGTCATCGAACattgaacaaatttgttttttaaagaacaaagAGCCTTATGGATTGAAAAGGTTtgagattgatcccttaattacgaattttgaggttatgttgaTCGCTTTGGATCtaaattgatctcttaaaatgaaaaagggattaatttagcTTCAAAACGGGATCAATTTAACCTTTGAAGAGATTTGAAGTATTCTTAAGAGATCGATCTCATACTGTTTCAATCCATGAGGAAAGATATTAGTAGTTTTAGATAATTCTTGAATATGTGCCctatatgaaaaaaagggaTCAAAACAACTTCGAGGGCttaatttgatccctttttTAACCATATAGGGctcatgttcaaaaattttctaaaacttctgaaatcaattttaaaacacattaaaaattggcgccaaaactgaagaaataaaattggCGGCaaaatttggcgccaaaactgaagaaaaaaaattggcggcaaaatttggcgccaaaagTCGTTGCAATTTCGAATCTTCTTgaaattcgaattttcgagTATCAATAAGTAATTTATCTCTTATCGATCATCAAATTCGAATTCcaagaaaattcgaaattccAACTTCAAGCTTTTGCCGCCAAttcttttttatggttttgttTGGCAATAATCAATTCAATtcgcaaaaaacaaaagaaatatttccACATTCGACTAATAAACGCCTCTCTCTGTACTTAAAACTATGCATTAGATAGGGTATTAGTCTCTGCTAATCATATATcgcatcgtaaaaaaaaaatgttcgaaaaaacgtgatcgaaaaattttgcgCTTTGTAATGCCAATGCATGTGTAATTCAATTCAAAGGTAAAGCAAAATAATGTTTCAATccaatacaaaaaatgtagTTTCATTAAACTTTTGCTCGAAACACTCACTCATGTACGATAATAATCCACTGTATGTTGTGGTTTAGATTATTATGTAAAGAAAAGAGTAAATGCCACATGGAGCGCGGCAAagtaatgaatgaatgatacATGAGTCTTGTGGCTATAATTGGTTGGCAGAGTGTGTCGCTGTGTAATtgttacttttcaaaaaaaactaaataaatggaaatgtGGAAATGAATGCAGCAGGAAGTGTAACGTACTCACGTCGCGTCTTGCTTTGCCCATTAATACGTTAAAAAAAGATACAGAGAGACAAGTGACGACGAATAAATTGCCTTTTGTACAGTTTTTTATACGAGAGTTgcatctaatttttattaaattgtgttACATGCGAGACTCTCGTGTCTACATTCACTTTAATTTCGAAGCACAGGATcattgtttgaattaatttattttcttcacatGTAAATTAAGATGTTAGATTTGCTTTTTTATGGAAGTTTACGCGGTGTCATCGTGTCACGCTTTTAGTTACATgcttagaatttttaatttcgaaaatagttTCGAACTTTATTATGAagaatttcgaattttcgaaaattaattccaaagctttacaaattttcgaaaattatttcgaaagctttacaaattttcgaaaattatttcgaaagctttattaattttcgaaaatgcttttaaaagctttacaaattttcgaaaatgatttCGAAAGctgtacaaattttcgaaagctttacaaattttcgaaagtaatttcgaaagctttgtaaattttcgaaaattattttaaaagctttacaaattttcgaaaattatttccaaagctttacaaattttcgaaaatgaattccaaagctttacaaattttcgaaaattgttttcaaatctttacaaattttcgaaaatgatttcgaaagctttacaaattttcgaaaatgatttCGAAAGCtttacgaattttcgaaaatcaattccaaagctttacaaattttcgaaaatctttctTAACActcttcgaattttcgaaaatagttaaaaaaattttttttctttaatttttttattcaaatatgaaTATATGAAATCAAGATCGTCACAAAGAAAgataaaacaaatttgtatttatgTAAAAGTTAATGACAATGGCATGgcacgtacttttttttactcacgACTCACGGTTGAAAGTTTAACTATTTATACTTAATGTCGAATGCCTGATGtaaatttgtaagaaatttcattctagataaaaaaaaatcgctcaaTCTAATTTTCTCCATATCTTTCGTACTAAACGATCTTGACAATAGGCTTAATAAGTCCAAACAAATTAACTGAAAATAGCTACCAGCGATATTCAGtagctttttattgaaaaacacaaaatttagaaaGTGCATTTACATGGTATTATCGTGTGTCTTGTCTACTTTTGTGTATCTTGTGCAGCTTGTActacaacaataacaacaactttAAGTATTTCTCTCTACTAAAACGacatgaatataaattttcttgaacacaaaaaattagaaactttttttttcggacatATGTCTGTCATCGCGCGTACAGACTTCAACATAATCGTTCATATTTCgtcatattctttttttttctctctctttgtgTTTGATCACACTTGAGTTGCTTTGAAAGCGAAAGACGACTGTGCTTTATGGTTTGTCTACGATTTTGCTTCATGACATTCGAGTAAACAACTGATTTTAATTGGAAGTCATGTTTAAAATCATGTCACCATTACAATgttcaaattaaatgattttattatgcgtttaaaaaaaagtgttgttCGACTTTTAAGTGGGTGTAAATTTAgtaaagcagaaaaaattaaaggcgTTTGCAA is part of the Culicoides brevitarsis isolate CSIRO-B50_1 chromosome 3, AGI_CSIRO_Cbre_v1, whole genome shotgun sequence genome and harbors:
- the LOC134834737 gene encoding methylcrotonoyl-CoA carboxylase subunit alpha, mitochondrial is translated as MLLNLRYVTNQYLLNQRRLLSSHAKPAFRHINKILIANRGEIACRVVRTAKRLGVRTVAVYSEADANSLHTKVADEAYCIGPAASQKSYLCGDKILEVAKRTGCQAVHPGYGFLSESVEFSELCQKEGVVFMGPPASAIRDMGIKSTSKAIMAAAGVPIVPGYHGDDQSDERLMAEADKIGFPLMIKAVRGGGGKGMRIAETREDFMSALNSARTESEKAFNDKNMLLEKYVRSPRHVEVQVFADMHGNAVYLFERDCSVQRRHQKIIEEAPAPGLSEQLRRELGEAAVRAAKAVGYVGAGTVEFILDKEDLSFHFMEMNTRLQVEHPITEMITGTDLVEWQIKVASGEPLPLTQEQILRRGHAFEARIYAENPRGGFLPGAGPLEHLSTPTPNAQVRVETGVRQGDEVSIHYDPMIAKLVVWGETRTQALDSLIDKLGDYHITGLDTNINFLIDLAKHPSFQAADVHTGFIDEHFDTLFPPENITETTVTQAAAALFINEMYATAKHSESTKNPFYIERNLRLNHDAIRKFNLKFNEKTYNCKIKIANDSYEVSINDSPYKKFSFDREIHNERFSVRLAIDGNMSKFSAVITPDNVTIFDHAGQSKFELVKPKFLEANGDLGSGSGASKVVAPMPGLLDKLLVKVGDQVKKGEPVAVIIAMKMEHVLKAPRDGVVKSVAGEAGMNMTKNQAVVTFEEEESKE